A genomic segment from Idiomarina piscisalsi encodes:
- the rplN gene encoding 50S ribosomal protein L14: protein MIQMQTTLDVADNSGARSVQCIKVLGGSHRRYANIGDIIKVTVKEAIPRGKVKKGDVVNAVVVRTRKGVRRQDGSVIRFDRNAAVLLNSNQQPIGTRIFGPVTRELRSEQFMKIISLAPEVL from the coding sequence ATGATCCAAATGCAAACTACCCTGGACGTTGCCGATAACTCCGGCGCGCGCAGCGTACAATGTATTAAGGTTCTAGGTGGTTCGCACCGTCGCTACGCAAACATCGGCGATATCATCAAAGTTACTGTTAAGGAAGCAATTCCGCGCGGTAAGGTGAAAAAAGGTGATGTTGTGAATGCGGTGGTCGTTCGCACCAGAAAAGGCGTCCGTCGTCAAGACGGGTCGGTCATCCGTTTTGACCGCAACGCGGCTGTGTTGTTGAACAGCAACCAACAGCCCATTGGCACTCGTATCTTCGGTCCGGTAACTCGTGAGCTGCGTTCAGAGCAGTTTATGAAGATTATCTCGCTGGCACCAGAAGTACTATAA
- the rplX gene encoding 50S ribosomal protein L24, with protein MAAKIKRDDEVVVLAGKDKGKQGKVLKVLTDKDRVIVEGVNVVKKHQKPNPALGESGGIVEQEAPIHVSNVAIFNPETGKADRVGFRVEDGKKVRFFKSNNAII; from the coding sequence ATGGCGGCAAAAATTAAACGTGATGACGAAGTAGTCGTCCTGGCAGGTAAGGACAAGGGCAAGCAAGGCAAAGTCCTGAAAGTTCTTACTGATAAAGATCGCGTTATCGTCGAAGGCGTTAACGTAGTCAAGAAGCATCAGAAGCCAAATCCGGCTTTAGGTGAGTCTGGCGGCATCGTAGAACAAGAAGCACCTATTCATGTTTCTAACGTTGCGATCTTTAATCCAGAGACAGGTAAAGCAGATCGTGTTGGTTTTCGTGTTGAAGACGGCAAAAAAGTCCGTTTCTTCAAATCGAACAACGCAATCATTTAA
- the rplE gene encoding 50S ribosomal protein L5 — protein MAKLHDFYRESVVPGLMKEFSYNSVMQVPRIEKITLNMGVGEALADKKVLDNAVADLEAISGQKPVRTVARKSVAGFKIREGFPIGCKVTLRGERMWDFLQRLISIAIPRIRDFRGLNPKSFDGRGNYSMGVREQIIFPEIDYDKVDKVRGLDITITTNAGTDDEARALLAAFNFPFRK, from the coding sequence ATGGCGAAACTGCATGATTTTTATAGAGAATCGGTAGTTCCTGGACTGATGAAAGAGTTCAGCTACAACAGCGTCATGCAAGTCCCTCGGATTGAAAAAATCACCCTTAACATGGGTGTTGGTGAAGCTCTGGCTGACAAAAAAGTACTTGATAATGCAGTCGCAGACTTAGAGGCCATTTCTGGTCAAAAGCCTGTTCGTACTGTTGCACGCAAGTCTGTCGCCGGTTTCAAAATCCGTGAAGGCTTCCCGATTGGCTGTAAAGTAACTCTGCGCGGCGAGCGCATGTGGGACTTTTTGCAACGTTTAATCTCGATTGCAATCCCACGTATCCGTGACTTCCGTGGCCTCAACCCTAAATCGTTTGACGGTCGTGGTAACTACAGCATGGGTGTTCGTGAGCAGATCATCTTTCCGGAAATCGACTATGACAAAGTCGACAAGGTACGTGGTCTGGATATCACCATTACCACTAATGCTGGCACAGATGACGAAGCTCGTGCTTTGCTAGCTGCCTTTAACTTCCCGTTCAGAAAGTAA
- the rpsN gene encoding 30S ribosomal protein S14, with amino-acid sequence MAKQSMKARDVKRAKIASKYAEKRNALKAVINDVNASDEERWEAVLKLQKLPRDASPSRQRNRCRITGRPHGFLRKFGMSRIKVREMAMRGEIPGLKKASW; translated from the coding sequence ATGGCAAAACAGTCAATGAAAGCGCGTGACGTGAAGCGAGCTAAAATCGCTTCAAAATACGCAGAAAAACGCAACGCACTGAAAGCGGTCATTAATGACGTAAATGCATCAGACGAAGAGCGTTGGGAAGCAGTTCTGAAATTGCAGAAGCTCCCACGTGATGCCAGTCCGTCACGTCAACGTAACCGTTGTCGTATTACTGGTCGTCCTCATGGTTTCCTTCGTAAATTCGGCATGAGCCGTATTAAGGTCCGTGAGATGGCGATGCGCGGTGAAATTCCTGGCTTGAAAAAAGCTAGCTGGTAA
- the rpsH gene encoding 30S ribosomal protein S8 — protein MSMQDPIADMFTRIRNAQGANKVTVKMPSSKQKVAIAQVLKEEGFITGYSAESTAKPELEIELKYFEGKPVIESIERVSRPGLRIYKKRNELPNVMGGLGIAVVSTSKGLMTDRAARQAGLGGEIIGYVA, from the coding sequence ATGAGCATGCAAGATCCAATTGCGGATATGTTCACACGCATTCGCAACGCTCAAGGTGCTAATAAAGTAACGGTTAAAATGCCGTCTTCTAAGCAGAAAGTGGCGATTGCTCAAGTTCTGAAAGAAGAAGGTTTTATTACGGGTTACAGCGCTGAGAGCACTGCTAAACCTGAGCTTGAAATCGAATTGAAGTATTTCGAAGGCAAGCCAGTAATTGAATCAATCGAGCGCGTTAGTCGCCCTGGTTTGCGTATCTATAAGAAGCGCAACGAGCTGCCTAACGTAATGGGTGGCCTTGGCATCGCAGTTGTTTCGACGTCAAAAGGCCTGATGACCGATCGTGCCGCTCGCCAAGCTGGTCTTGGTGGCGAGATCATTGGTTACGTAGCGTAA
- the rplF gene encoding 50S ribosomal protein L6 — MSRVAKAPIEIPAGVEVTLNGQEVTIKGAQGSLSRVVNDAVELVKEDSELRTNPREGVANSTAQAGTARALLQNMVVGVTKGFERKLQLMGVGYRAQAQGKKLNLTLGFSHPVEFEIPEGITIETPTQTEVVVKGADKQLVGQVAANIRAYRKPEPYKGKGVRYADEQVRRKEAKKK, encoded by the coding sequence ATGTCACGTGTTGCTAAAGCACCTATTGAAATTCCTGCTGGCGTTGAAGTTACGCTAAATGGCCAGGAAGTCACGATTAAAGGTGCTCAAGGCTCACTGAGTCGTGTTGTAAACGATGCAGTTGAACTGGTAAAAGAAGACAGCGAATTACGCACAAACCCTCGTGAGGGTGTCGCTAATTCAACGGCTCAAGCTGGTACAGCTCGCGCATTGTTACAAAACATGGTGGTCGGAGTCACTAAAGGATTCGAACGTAAGTTACAGTTGATGGGTGTTGGTTACCGTGCGCAAGCACAAGGTAAAAAACTGAACCTAACTCTGGGCTTCTCGCATCCTGTGGAGTTCGAAATTCCAGAAGGAATTACTATCGAAACTCCGACTCAGACTGAAGTCGTCGTTAAAGGTGCAGATAAGCAGTTAGTCGGTCAAGTTGCCGCTAACATTCGCGCATACCGTAAGCCAGAGCCTTACAAAGGTAAAGGTGTACGTTATGCTGACGAGCAAGTGCGCCGTAAAGAAGCCAAGAAAAAGTAG
- the rplR gene encoding 50S ribosomal protein L18, translating into MDKKAARLRRATRARKQIEELGANRLVVHRTPRHIYAQLIAPNGSEVLAAASTAEKSVREGLKSTGNVDAAKVVGKTIAERAIEKGVKSVSFDRSGFKYHGRVAALADAAREAGLQF; encoded by the coding sequence ATGGACAAGAAAGCAGCTCGCTTACGTCGTGCTACTCGCGCACGTAAACAAATTGAAGAGTTGGGTGCAAATCGCCTGGTCGTTCACCGTACACCACGGCACATTTACGCACAGTTGATCGCACCTAACGGTTCTGAAGTGCTGGCAGCCGCATCGACTGCAGAGAAAAGTGTTCGCGAAGGGCTTAAATCTACGGGTAACGTAGACGCAGCTAAAGTCGTGGGCAAAACTATCGCTGAACGAGCGATTGAAAAAGGCGTTAAAAGCGTTTCTTTCGATCGTAGTGGTTTCAAATACCACGGTCGCGTAGCAGCTTTGGCTGACGCAGCTCGTGAAGCCGGACTTCAGTTCTAG
- the rpsE gene encoding 30S ribosomal protein S5, translating to MANVEAQNGELIEKLITVNRVAKVVKGGRIFSFTALTVVGDGKGKVGFGYGKAREVPAAIQKAMEKARRNMVTVQLKGETLQHPVKGRHSGSQVYMQPASEGTGIIAGGAMRAVLEVAGVHNVLSKAYGSTNPINVVRATIKALNDMKSPEQVAAKRGLRVEEILG from the coding sequence ATGGCAAATGTAGAAGCTCAAAATGGTGAACTGATTGAAAAGTTGATTACAGTTAATCGTGTAGCAAAAGTTGTTAAAGGTGGTCGTATCTTTAGCTTTACTGCACTGACTGTAGTTGGCGACGGTAAAGGTAAAGTCGGTTTTGGTTATGGTAAAGCGCGTGAAGTTCCTGCCGCTATTCAAAAAGCAATGGAAAAAGCACGTCGCAACATGGTTACCGTTCAACTGAAAGGCGAAACTTTACAGCATCCTGTTAAAGGACGTCACTCAGGTTCACAGGTATACATGCAGCCTGCGTCAGAAGGTACAGGTATCATCGCCGGTGGTGCGATGCGTGCGGTACTAGAAGTTGCAGGTGTTCATAACGTGCTGTCAAAAGCATATGGTTCAACCAACCCAATCAACGTTGTTCGTGCCACTATTAAGGCGCTGAACGACATGAAGTCGCCTGAACAAGTAGCGGCTAAGCGTGGATTGCGCGTTGAAGAGATACTGGGGTAG
- the rpmD gene encoding 50S ribosomal protein L30 translates to MAKKTIKVTQTRSSIGRLPKHKATLRGLGLRRIGHTVELEDTAAVRGMVNQVNYMIKVEG, encoded by the coding sequence ATGGCGAAAAAGACAATCAAAGTAACACAGACGCGTAGCTCTATCGGTCGTTTACCGAAGCATAAAGCTACACTACGTGGCTTGGGTCTCCGCCGCATTGGTCACACAGTAGAGTTGGAAGACACTGCTGCAGTCCGCGGTATGGTGAACCAAGTAAATTATATGATTAAGGTGGAGGGATAA
- the rplO gene encoding 50S ribosomal protein L15 — protein MELNNLSPAPGAKSSKKRVGRGIGSGLGKTGGRGHKGQKSRSGGSVKPGFEGGQMPIQRRLPKFGFTSRKAMTTAELNLAEIAKVEGDVVDLATLKAAGLIRKNILAAKVIKSGEISRKVTVKGLKVTKGAREAIEAAGGKIEG, from the coding sequence ATGGAATTAAATAATCTTTCTCCCGCACCTGGTGCAAAAAGCAGCAAGAAGCGCGTTGGGCGCGGTATTGGATCAGGTCTGGGTAAAACCGGTGGTCGTGGTCACAAAGGGCAGAAATCTCGCTCTGGTGGCAGCGTGAAGCCAGGTTTCGAAGGCGGTCAAATGCCAATCCAGCGTCGTCTGCCTAAATTTGGTTTCACTTCTCGCAAGGCTATGACCACTGCAGAATTGAACTTGGCAGAGATCGCGAAAGTCGAAGGTGACGTTGTTGATTTAGCAACGTTAAAAGCTGCAGGCTTGATTCGTAAGAACATTTTGGCTGCTAAAGTCATTAAGTCTGGCGAAATCAGTCGTAAAGTGACTGTTAAAGGTCTGAAAGTCACCAAAGGCGCTCGCGAAGCTATTGAAGCTGCTGGCGGAAAAATCGAAGGATAG